From one Macrobrachium nipponense isolate FS-2020 chromosome 37, ASM1510439v2, whole genome shotgun sequence genomic stretch:
- the LOC135209347 gene encoding leiomodin-3-like, with the protein MIQEEEEEEEEEEEEEEEEEEEEKEEGAEDIGSSEKTLGSEPLYDGNGTLQKLICEWNVERLIFVDDGREKLKKPVRITEIIHKKRKLRVNMSKTKAMMANGNQYR; encoded by the exons ATGATTC aagaagaagaagaagaagaagaagaagaagaagaagaagaagaagaagaagaagaagaagaaaaagaagaaggagcagaagataTTGGGTCTTCAGAAAAAACCTTGGGATCTGAACCTCTCTACGATGGCAACGGGACACTACAAAAACTTATTTGTGAATGGAATGTGGAAAGGTTGATATTTGTAGATGATGGAAGAGAGAAACTGAAGAAACCAGTAAGAATAACTGAAATAATTCACAAGAAGAGAAAACTGAGAGTAAATATGAGCAAAACTAAAGCTATGATGGCAAATGGCAACCAGTATAGATAG